One genomic segment of Prochlorococcus marinus str. MIT 0919 includes these proteins:
- the ispF gene encoding 2-C-methyl-D-erythritol 2,4-cyclodiphosphate synthase encodes MTASSPKFRIGNGYDIHRLVSGRKLILGGVKLKHPDGLGLDGHSDADVLVHAIMDAMLGALALGDIGKFFPPDDSLWKDADSLVLLENVEKLVRDRGWKIVNVDSVVIAERPKLKNYIDLMRENIAERLKVNCDCVAVKATTNESLGAEGREEGISSHAVVLLEKT; translated from the coding sequence ATGACTGCCTCTTCCCCAAAGTTTCGTATAGGCAACGGCTATGATATCCATAGGTTAGTTTCAGGAAGAAAATTAATTCTAGGAGGAGTAAAATTAAAGCATCCAGATGGCTTAGGCCTTGATGGACATAGTGATGCTGATGTTCTTGTTCATGCGATCATGGATGCGATGTTAGGTGCTTTAGCCTTAGGAGATATTGGTAAGTTTTTCCCCCCAGATGATTCTCTATGGAAGGATGCTGACAGCCTTGTTCTTTTAGAAAATGTTGAAAAACTTGTTAGAGATAGAGGTTGGAAAATTGTAAATGTGGATTCAGTAGTTATTGCTGAACGTCCCAAGCTGAAGAATTATATTGATTTAATGAGGGAAAATATAGCTGAAAGGTTAAAAGTGAATTGTGACTGTGTTGCTGTTAAGGCAACAACTAATGAGTCCCTAGGCGCGGAAGGCCGTGAAGAGGGAATTAGCAGTCATGCCGTTGTCTTGTTAGAAAAAACATAA
- a CDS encoding DUF3122 domain-containing protein, producing the protein MNDLFNFKRLFFVLLTALTLFFSGPKIGHATIQITEGYNGEKTERSLESLRDLDYQTWQIVVYPINEKNEGKTILRIVGFPGTLRLDRPAKLKVKSGIKSWILEDITLQNEQLANDSREAAAEFNLEPLLLELKNNRPLRFSLAGAFNELPIPPYLVKEWRTLIGKDFSIKSEENK; encoded by the coding sequence ATGAATGATCTGTTTAATTTTAAAAGGCTTTTCTTTGTTCTTCTTACAGCTTTAACCTTATTCTTTTCTGGGCCAAAAATTGGACATGCAACAATTCAAATAACCGAAGGATATAATGGAGAGAAAACTGAAAGAAGTTTGGAAAGTTTGAGGGACTTAGATTATCAAACTTGGCAAATTGTTGTATACCCAATAAATGAGAAAAATGAAGGGAAAACTATCTTACGAATTGTTGGATTTCCTGGGACTCTGAGATTAGATCGCCCTGCAAAATTAAAGGTTAAATCAGGAATAAAATCTTGGATTCTTGAGGATATAACTTTGCAAAATGAGCAATTAGCTAATGATTCAAGAGAAGCTGCCGCAGAGTTTAATTTAGAGCCTTTGCTGTTAGAGCTTAAAAATAATCGGCCATTAAGATTTTCCTTGGCAGGAGCCTTTAATGAATTGCCTATTCCACCCTATCTTGTTAAAGAATGGCGCACTTTAATTGGTAAAGACTTTTCAATTAAAAGCGAAGAAAATAAATGA
- a CDS encoding bifunctional riboflavin kinase/FAD synthetase, which translates to MIPLCSPSQAKLPTALALGSFDGLHAGHKKVIQAITKTGNGVPTVVSFWPHPREVLYGESKLRLYLPSEKASILENLGIKQLVLVPFDKSLAQLTAKEFFDQILLKKLQAKRIAIGANFRFGHNREGDANTLEELCAKKSIDLSVIPILEDIQGRMSSSRIRSELKKGDLKATQSLLGRAYNFRGLVIPGKGLGSKLGWPTANLRVDGRKLLPDIGVYAAWAKESDKDITFPAVMNLGPQPTIDPNAPSAVEVHLIGQEINLEGKELVVEPIERIRKQIKFKDLESLSKQITHDAKQAEMILKKI; encoded by the coding sequence TTGATTCCTCTCTGTTCTCCTTCACAAGCCAAACTTCCTACTGCATTAGCTCTAGGAAGTTTTGATGGCCTCCATGCGGGTCACAAAAAAGTAATCCAAGCAATCACTAAAACAGGAAATGGTGTACCCACTGTCGTAAGTTTCTGGCCCCACCCAAGAGAAGTCCTATATGGCGAATCAAAGCTTCGGCTATATTTACCTTCCGAGAAAGCATCTATTTTAGAAAACTTAGGTATCAAACAATTAGTCTTAGTGCCTTTTGACAAGTCTTTAGCTCAACTTACTGCAAAAGAATTTTTTGATCAGATACTCTTAAAAAAGCTACAAGCCAAAAGAATTGCAATTGGAGCAAACTTTAGATTTGGGCATAATCGAGAAGGGGATGCAAATACTTTGGAAGAACTTTGTGCAAAAAAATCTATAGATCTCTCAGTGATTCCCATTCTTGAAGATATTCAAGGGAGAATGAGTAGTAGCAGAATCAGATCAGAGTTAAAAAAAGGTGACTTAAAGGCCACTCAAAGTCTCTTAGGCAGAGCGTACAATTTTCGAGGATTGGTTATTCCAGGGAAAGGGCTAGGGAGCAAATTAGGTTGGCCAACTGCAAACCTCAGAGTAGATGGCAGAAAATTACTTCCAGATATTGGGGTATACGCCGCATGGGCAAAAGAGTCGGATAAAGATATTACCTTTCCAGCTGTTATGAACTTAGGGCCTCAACCAACTATTGACCCAAATGCACCTTCAGCAGTTGAAGTTCACCTTATAGGCCAAGAAATTAATTTAGAAGGGAAAGAGCTGGTAGTCGAACCAATTGAAAGGATTAGGAAGCAAATAAAATTTAAAGATCTAGAATCACTCAGCAAGCAAATCACTCATGACGCTAAGCAAGCCGAGATGATCTTAAAAAAAATATAA
- the trmD gene encoding tRNA (guanosine(37)-N1)-methyltransferase TrmD, producing MIPFRIDVISLAPESFSGLSELGVIGRAISTGIAELHLHNPREFATDKYRKVDDEPYGGGAGMVLKPEPFFAAFDSIPSDLARRVLLMTPQGRTFTQKDLCRWSHNYKQLVLVCGQYEGFDERIRSLADEEVSIGDVVLTGGELPAMTIINGVVRLLPGTLGAPESLVEESHSDYLLEHPHYTRPATFRGMDVPEVLRSGNHQLISEWRQEQRELRTKTRRPDLFSRWLANQSP from the coding sequence GTGATTCCTTTTCGTATCGATGTTATAAGTTTAGCGCCAGAATCTTTTTCTGGGTTGAGCGAACTTGGAGTAATAGGAAGGGCAATTTCAACAGGCATAGCAGAATTACATCTCCATAACCCTCGTGAATTTGCTACTGACAAGTATAGGAAGGTTGATGATGAACCTTATGGAGGAGGAGCGGGGATGGTTCTTAAGCCAGAACCTTTTTTTGCTGCTTTTGATTCAATACCTTCAGATTTAGCCAGGAGGGTTTTATTAATGACTCCTCAAGGGCGAACTTTTACTCAGAAGGATCTTTGTAGGTGGTCTCATAACTACAAACAGCTAGTTTTAGTTTGCGGGCAATATGAAGGCTTTGATGAACGGATTAGAAGTCTTGCAGATGAAGAAGTCTCAATAGGAGATGTTGTTTTAACAGGGGGTGAGTTACCTGCCATGACAATTATTAACGGAGTGGTTCGACTTTTACCTGGTACCTTAGGCGCTCCCGAATCTTTAGTTGAGGAAAGCCATTCAGATTATTTACTAGAACATCCTCACTACACTCGACCAGCGACATTTCGTGGGATGGATGTGCCAGAAGTGCTTCGTAGCGGCAATCATCAGTTGATTTCTGAATGGAGGCAAGAACAACGGGAACTGAGAACAAAAACGAGGCGACCTGACCTTTTTTCTAGGTGGCTTGCTAATCAGTCACCTTGA
- the larB gene encoding nickel pincer cofactor biosynthesis protein LarB has translation MTKEARIDFARLTRLGMIEAIWGEHKTSEQIVEILRELEQYDQLAFVTRVSREKADHLLNTFDQAEFHEKAHCLTLGVPLPPFCDEIKVAVVSGGTSDLCVSAEAALALRLHGINAEMFLDIGVAGLHRVLENMDKLKKFNVVIACAGMEGALPTVLAGLIPQPVIGVPVSVGYGVSKGGRAALEGMLASCAPGLTVVNIDNGYGAAMAALRIIKSSFTNGLL, from the coding sequence ATGACAAAAGAAGCAAGAATAGATTTTGCTCGTTTAACCAGGCTCGGGATGATTGAAGCTATTTGGGGAGAACACAAGACATCTGAGCAAATAGTTGAAATCCTAAGAGAGCTAGAGCAATATGATCAATTGGCTTTTGTTACAAGAGTGTCTAGAGAAAAAGCTGATCATTTGTTAAATACTTTTGATCAGGCTGAGTTCCATGAAAAAGCACATTGCTTAACACTTGGAGTGCCTCTACCTCCTTTTTGTGATGAGATCAAGGTTGCTGTGGTCAGTGGTGGAACTAGTGATCTTTGTGTATCGGCAGAAGCAGCATTAGCACTTCGCTTACATGGAATTAATGCCGAAATGTTTCTAGACATAGGAGTAGCAGGTTTGCACAGAGTTTTAGAAAATATGGATAAACTCAAAAAGTTTAATGTTGTGATTGCTTGCGCAGGGATGGAAGGGGCCTTGCCTACAGTTTTGGCAGGGCTTATTCCACAGCCAGTAATAGGAGTCCCGGTTTCAGTTGGTTATGGAGTTAGCAAAGGGGGTAGAGCTGCATTAGAAGGAATGCTTGCAAGTTGTGCACCTGGTTTGACGGTAGTAAATATTGATAATGGTTATGGAGCAGCTATGGCAGCTTTGAGGATTATTAAATCAAGCTTTACTAATGGACTTTTATAA
- a CDS encoding NAD(+) kinase: MPKLGLIVNDGKELAVEIALTIQKKCEESGYEVVRASSSGGMVGFANPDQHMRMLGYSACVPDGFDSSMKLAIVLGGDGTVLSAARQTAPVQVPILTINTGHLGFLAETYLSDLDKALDQVLSRQWDIELRTSLVVSVMRGDQRRWEALCLNEMALHREPLTSMCHFEISIGKHAPVDISADGVILSTPTGSTAYSLSAGGPVITPDCPVLQLTPIAPHSLASRALVFSDLEPVTVFPATPERLMMVVDGTAGCYVWPEDRVLIRRSNHPVKFIRLSDHEFFQVLRNKLGWGLPHEAKPDKS, from the coding sequence GTGCCAAAGTTAGGACTGATTGTCAATGACGGGAAAGAGCTTGCTGTAGAAATTGCTCTCACGATTCAGAAAAAGTGTGAGGAATCTGGCTATGAAGTAGTTAGAGCAAGTAGCTCAGGTGGCATGGTTGGTTTCGCTAACCCAGACCAGCACATGAGAATGCTTGGTTATAGCGCATGTGTCCCAGACGGTTTTGATTCTTCAATGAAGTTGGCCATAGTGCTTGGTGGAGATGGAACAGTTTTATCAGCAGCTAGGCAGACTGCTCCAGTTCAAGTCCCGATATTGACCATAAATACGGGCCATTTAGGCTTTTTAGCCGAGACTTATCTATCGGATCTTGATAAGGCACTAGATCAAGTTTTATCAAGGCAGTGGGATATCGAGCTTAGGACTAGCCTGGTAGTGAGCGTTATGAGAGGTGATCAAAGGAGATGGGAAGCGCTTTGCCTGAATGAGATGGCTTTACATAGGGAACCTCTTACAAGTATGTGTCACTTTGAAATATCTATTGGGAAACATGCGCCAGTTGATATCTCTGCTGATGGAGTTATCCTTTCAACTCCCACAGGATCGACTGCCTATTCTCTAAGCGCTGGCGGGCCTGTAATTACCCCCGATTGTCCTGTTCTCCAGTTGACGCCTATAGCGCCACATTCTTTGGCGTCTCGAGCTCTAGTATTTAGTGATTTAGAACCAGTTACTGTTTTTCCTGCTACACCTGAAAGGTTAATGATGGTTGTTGATGGTACAGCAGGATGTTATGTCTGGCCTGAGGATCGAGTTTTGATTAGACGAAGTAACCACCCTGTAAAATTTATACGTTTATCTGACCATGAATTCTTTCAAGTCCTTAGGAATAAGCTGGGCTGGGGGTTGCCACACGAGGCTAAGCCTGACAAATCATAG
- a CDS encoding DUF3611 family protein, whose protein sequence is MPEHPDFPLLSLGMRRIGWIRFWIQTILGVVVIGVLLFNNVGSSLARNSERALGLGPGLSLTTFAFLLLLYSLWHGWLIVRAGRAINTAARPTRGETSRLLKRGLIVDLLGLVFSSIGYQSLAGALFVQASMQAPGISLGVGKFDMNNYPITSLEMLSVLSNTQVLFAHLIGLIFSLWLLQRIYRSK, encoded by the coding sequence ATGCCAGAACATCCTGATTTTCCACTGCTATCTCTAGGTATGCGAAGGATTGGTTGGATTCGTTTTTGGATCCAAACAATCCTCGGAGTTGTGGTGATAGGAGTTTTGCTTTTTAACAATGTTGGAAGCAGTTTGGCAAGGAATTCTGAAAGAGCATTGGGTTTAGGACCTGGACTTTCATTAACTACTTTTGCATTTCTTTTATTGTTATACAGTCTTTGGCATGGATGGTTGATAGTCCGTGCTGGTAGGGCCATTAATACTGCTGCTAGGCCTACGCGAGGAGAAACTAGTCGCTTGTTAAAAAGAGGCTTAATAGTTGATCTGTTGGGATTGGTCTTTTCCTCTATCGGATATCAATCTTTAGCAGGTGCTCTTTTCGTACAAGCTTCAATGCAAGCCCCAGGGATATCTTTGGGAGTTGGGAAGTTTGATATGAATAATTATCCCATCACCTCATTGGAAATGCTTTCTGTTTTAAGCAATACACAAGTTCTTTTTGCTCATTTGATTGGATTAATATTTTCTCTTTGGCTTTTGCAAAGAATTTATAGAAGTAAGTAA
- a CDS encoding TIGR03792 family protein, whose product MKKPIGLIGNPLIFLSIFFLATLLVFGKSDMTFATSSIPSNNSIATVVECLKLKVPIEDRDAWLIAEKKSWEPWLEGKEGFLSRQLLWDRQREEATVLITWASRKSWKSISKAEINQVQLLFEGFAREETGKELDNPFPIQFEAELSPQL is encoded by the coding sequence ATGAAAAAACCAATTGGACTAATTGGAAATCCTTTGATCTTTTTATCAATTTTTTTCTTGGCAACACTGCTTGTTTTTGGTAAAAGTGACATGACATTCGCTACTTCATCAATTCCCTCAAATAACTCAATTGCAACTGTGGTGGAGTGTCTTAAATTAAAGGTTCCTATTGAAGATAGAGATGCTTGGTTAATTGCTGAAAAGAAAAGTTGGGAACCTTGGCTTGAAGGTAAAGAAGGCTTTCTTAGCAGACAACTCTTATGGGATAGGCAAAGAGAAGAAGCAACAGTTCTTATTACTTGGGCGAGTAGAAAATCTTGGAAAAGTATTTCAAAAGCTGAAATCAATCAGGTTCAGCTTTTGTTTGAAGGATTCGCTAGAGAGGAAACTGGCAAAGAGTTAGATAATCCTTTCCCTATTCAATTTGAAGCTGAACTCTCTCCTCAGTTATGA
- the thiS gene encoding sulfur carrier protein ThiS: MNLIVNGESKNFSHLSSAPSLLEIIQELKHHPKTIVVELNGLILSPGLWNEKVVKHGDRIEIVTIVGGGS; this comes from the coding sequence ATGAATCTAATTGTCAATGGAGAGTCTAAAAATTTCTCCCATCTTTCAAGCGCTCCATCACTCTTAGAGATAATCCAAGAATTGAAACACCACCCCAAAACAATTGTCGTTGAATTAAATGGCTTAATATTAAGCCCAGGTTTATGGAATGAAAAAGTAGTAAAACATGGTGACCGCATAGAAATTGTAACGATTGTCGGCGGAGGCTCTTAA
- a CDS encoding bifunctional cobalt-precorrin-7 (C(5))-methyltransferase/cobalt-precorrin-6B (C(15))-methyltransferase, with translation MKKTSSEIQVIGVSAGGIQDLPLSLQETITSGLKIAGSKRIIASLKHWFKIKSFEDPLPELYESDKTNELINWVKQLKENAIVLASGDPLWFGIGRNLLENFPDKNIIFHPSQTCLQLAFSRIGRSWQDASWISLHGRDSALLKEALQKHPKAIAILTDPNKGGIKEIRNFLRAMEIERNYHFWLFEQLGHPKERITKILPSELIPKNIDPLNLVVLIKQTKPIFLKSEIPLFGIEDDIFLQYADRPGLMTKREVRVQILSELELPKQGVLWDIGAGVGSIGLEALRIRPELKLLSIDKRVGSKNLIEKNSSRLSVCPCEVIESDILNALEKEKIPGYLSKPDRIILGGGSLYDKQMLIESILERISCKGIIVIPLATLQSFNIIEEILKKSDCSIKISQHQHSRGVQIAEGTRFSPMNPVFILKAKLEK, from the coding sequence ATGAAAAAAACTTCTAGTGAAATTCAAGTAATTGGAGTAAGTGCTGGAGGAATTCAAGACCTTCCCTTATCACTTCAGGAAACAATAACTTCTGGACTAAAGATAGCTGGTTCCAAGAGAATTATTGCATCTTTAAAACATTGGTTCAAGATCAAAAGTTTTGAAGATCCTTTACCTGAATTATACGAAAGTGACAAGACAAATGAGCTAATTAACTGGGTAAAGCAATTAAAAGAAAACGCTATTGTACTTGCAAGTGGGGACCCTCTTTGGTTTGGTATTGGGAGAAATTTATTAGAAAACTTTCCAGATAAGAATATTATCTTTCACCCGTCACAAACTTGTTTACAGCTTGCTTTCTCTCGCATTGGCAGATCATGGCAGGATGCTTCATGGATTAGTTTACATGGAAGAGATTCTGCTCTTTTAAAAGAAGCCTTACAAAAGCATCCAAAGGCAATTGCAATTCTTACTGACCCTAATAAAGGTGGGATAAAAGAAATCCGAAATTTCTTAAGGGCTATGGAAATAGAAAGAAATTATCATTTTTGGCTTTTTGAACAACTTGGTCACCCCAAAGAACGCATAACTAAAATCCTCCCTTCTGAATTAATCCCAAAAAATATTGATCCGTTAAACTTAGTAGTATTAATCAAGCAAACCAAACCTATTTTTTTAAAGAGTGAAATACCTCTTTTTGGAATAGAAGATGACATCTTCCTTCAGTACGCGGATCGGCCAGGGTTAATGACTAAAAGAGAAGTTAGGGTGCAGATTCTTTCAGAGTTAGAATTACCAAAACAAGGCGTTCTTTGGGATATTGGAGCAGGTGTAGGGAGTATAGGCTTAGAAGCCTTAAGAATAAGACCTGAGCTTAAATTACTTTCAATTGATAAGCGAGTTGGCAGTAAAAATCTTATAGAAAAGAACTCTTCAAGGCTATCTGTTTGTCCATGTGAGGTTATTGAATCAGATATATTAAATGCACTTGAAAAAGAAAAAATACCTGGTTATTTATCTAAGCCCGACAGAATAATTTTAGGAGGAGGATCATTATATGACAAGCAAATGCTTATTGAAAGTATACTTGAAAGGATAAGTTGTAAAGGAATTATTGTAATTCCCCTGGCAACATTGCAGTCCTTTAATATAATCGAAGAAATTTTAAAAAAGTCAGATTGCTCAATAAAAATTAGCCAGCATCAACATTCTAGAGGAGTGCAAATAGCAGAAGGAACAAGGTTTTCCCCTATGAACCCTGTATTTATTTTAAAAGCCAAGTTAGAAAAATAA
- the pheS gene encoding phenylalanine--tRNA ligase subunit alpha, with protein MSETLSLKQLTDELDRLEQKAAKEIGQIAEEASLEKLRVDLLGKKGSLSKILGAMSGLSPSERPVVGQRANLLKNLLLDLISKRLKKIQSKALTELITKETLDVTIPAVGTPLGRRHPLNSTKEEIIDLFCGLGYVVEEGPEVENDYYNFEALNIPENHPARDMQDTFYLGGNSLLRTHTSPVQIRYLEKNPPPVRIVAPGRVYRRDAVDSTHSPVFHQIEVLAIDEGLDFSHLRGTVMAFLKAFFGDLPVRFRASYFPFTEPSAEVDVQWRGKWLEVMGCGMVDPAVLEGLGIDSERWTGFAAGLGVERFCMVRHGIDDIRRLYTSDLRFLEQF; from the coding sequence GTGAGTGAAACTTTATCTCTTAAGCAGCTTACTGATGAACTTGATCGTTTAGAGCAAAAGGCTGCAAAAGAAATTGGGCAGATAGCAGAAGAGGCATCACTTGAAAAGTTAAGAGTTGATTTGCTTGGAAAGAAAGGAAGCCTCTCGAAAATACTTGGTGCTATGAGCGGGCTTAGTCCTAGCGAAAGACCAGTAGTGGGTCAAAGAGCAAATTTGTTAAAGAATCTTTTATTAGATCTCATTTCAAAACGTCTTAAGAAGATCCAGTCCAAAGCTCTAACTGAATTAATAACCAAAGAAACTCTTGATGTCACTATCCCAGCTGTTGGTACACCATTAGGCCGAAGACACCCTTTGAATTCAACCAAAGAGGAAATTATAGATTTATTTTGTGGATTGGGTTATGTCGTCGAAGAGGGGCCTGAGGTGGAAAATGATTATTACAATTTCGAAGCTCTCAATATTCCAGAAAATCATCCTGCAAGGGATATGCAAGATACATTTTATTTAGGTGGAAACTCACTTTTGCGAACTCATACTTCTCCAGTTCAAATTAGATATTTAGAGAAAAACCCGCCACCTGTAAGAATTGTGGCACCTGGAAGGGTATATCGTCGCGATGCAGTTGATTCAACACATTCTCCAGTTTTTCACCAGATAGAGGTGTTAGCAATAGATGAAGGACTGGACTTTAGTCATCTACGGGGGACTGTAATGGCTTTCTTGAAGGCATTCTTTGGGGATTTGCCAGTGCGATTTAGAGCTAGTTATTTCCCTTTTACAGAGCCATCAGCTGAGGTGGATGTTCAATGGCGAGGTAAATGGTTAGAAGTTATGGGATGTGGGATGGTAGACCCAGCTGTCTTGGAAGGTTTAGGAATTGACTCTGAAAGGTGGACAGGGTTTGCAGCAGGCCTTGGTGTGGAGCGTTTCTGTATGGTGCGACATGGTATAGATGACATTAGACGTCTTTATACAAGTGACCTGAGATTTCTTGAGCAGTTTTAG
- the surE gene encoding 5'/3'-nucleotidase SurE produces MKPLKILISNDDGVFADGIRTLASKAAIRGHKVTVVCPDQERSATGHGLTLQSPIRAESANELFEQGVSAWGCNGTPADCIKLALNELLDEQPDLVLSGINHGPNLGTDVFCSGTVAAALEGTLAGIPSLSVSIASFQWRDFAYASQLALNIAEKALTQAWPKKLLLNLNVPPCNSSEMGDLSWTRLSIRQYEEQFCKRIDPRGNTYYWMAGKAVKDLYSAGEGPSSWPSDVAQIESNSPSITPIQPDLFWRGDINELPSFN; encoded by the coding sequence ATGAAACCTTTGAAAATTCTAATTAGCAATGATGATGGTGTTTTTGCAGATGGGATAAGAACCTTAGCCTCCAAAGCAGCCATTAGAGGGCATAAAGTAACTGTTGTATGTCCTGATCAAGAGCGCTCTGCTACTGGTCATGGCCTTACATTGCAATCACCAATACGGGCAGAGAGTGCAAACGAATTATTTGAGCAAGGAGTATCTGCATGGGGCTGCAACGGAACTCCTGCTGATTGCATAAAACTTGCTCTAAATGAACTGCTTGACGAACAGCCCGATTTGGTTCTCTCTGGAATCAATCATGGACCCAACCTGGGAACAGATGTTTTCTGTTCTGGGACAGTAGCTGCAGCTCTTGAAGGTACTCTCGCAGGCATTCCATCATTATCAGTAAGTATTGCAAGTTTTCAATGGAGAGATTTTGCATATGCAAGCCAATTAGCCCTAAATATTGCTGAAAAAGCACTTACTCAAGCTTGGCCCAAAAAACTGCTTTTAAACTTAAATGTGCCACCTTGCAACTCATCAGAAATGGGTGACTTAAGTTGGACAAGGCTATCTATAAGGCAATATGAGGAGCAGTTCTGCAAACGAATAGACCCTAGAGGTAATACTTACTACTGGATGGCTGGCAAAGCAGTTAAGGACCTATATTCTGCAGGTGAAGGTCCATCTTCTTGGCCTAGTGATGTTGCACAAATAGAGTCAAATTCTCCTTCAATTACTCCTATTCAACCTGACCTTTTCTGGAGAGGTGATATTAATGAACTTCCTTCATTTAATTGA
- a CDS encoding thiamine phosphate synthase, with translation MPVTPNPDKRVAQLIDANLDRAREGLRVIEDWCRYVLQNQALVITIKDFRQQLGLAHKNIYKRARSTVADQGLGLTHSAQQSRTKPIQVVIANCARVQEALRVVEEFSRHTDSQLSIIASQIRYKVYDLEINILKVSAVSKLRQQLNSCKLCLITRPHSKLLETVSTALDAGVSMVQYRCKEGDDIEKLSLGKSLALICKKYESLFIVNDRIDIALALNADGIHLGQRDLPVIEARRILGSEKLIGLSTSTFEEAKQAELSGCDYIGIGPVYETNSKQGAKAIGLNYLSEIKDTISLPFFAIGGINQSNVSEVFSKGVSRIAVINAIMNAKDPYAASCDLLKSLI, from the coding sequence ATGCCTGTCACCCCTAACCCTGACAAACGTGTTGCACAACTCATAGATGCCAACCTTGACAGAGCAAGAGAAGGGCTGCGAGTAATCGAGGATTGGTGCCGCTATGTTCTTCAAAATCAAGCACTTGTAATAACGATCAAAGATTTCAGGCAGCAGCTCGGCCTTGCTCATAAGAATATTTACAAGCGAGCTCGTTCTACAGTGGCAGATCAGGGATTAGGGCTCACTCACTCTGCACAACAAAGTCGGACAAAACCCATTCAAGTAGTCATTGCAAATTGTGCTCGAGTCCAAGAAGCTTTAAGAGTTGTCGAAGAGTTCTCCAGGCATACTGATAGTCAACTTTCAATTATCGCCTCACAAATCCGTTACAAGGTATATGACCTAGAGATCAATATTCTAAAAGTCTCTGCAGTTAGCAAATTACGTCAACAACTTAATTCTTGCAAATTATGCCTCATAACAAGACCACATTCAAAACTTCTTGAAACAGTATCTACTGCTTTGGATGCAGGTGTAAGCATGGTCCAATATCGCTGCAAGGAAGGTGATGATATTGAAAAACTTTCTCTAGGTAAAAGCCTTGCCTTAATCTGCAAGAAATATGAGTCCTTATTTATAGTTAATGATCGTATAGACATTGCACTAGCCTTGAATGCTGATGGTATACACCTAGGCCAAAGAGATCTACCTGTTATTGAAGCAAGACGAATACTAGGTTCAGAAAAATTAATAGGGCTTAGCACGAGTACCTTTGAGGAAGCAAAGCAAGCAGAATTAAGTGGTTGTGACTACATAGGTATTGGACCAGTATATGAAACAAACTCAAAGCAAGGAGCGAAGGCTATTGGACTTAACTATTTATCTGAGATAAAGGATACCATTTCCCTCCCTTTTTTTGCTATTGGCGGTATAAACCAATCAAACGTCTCAGAAGTTTTTTCAAAAGGTGTGTCTCGAATTGCAGTAATAAATGCGATTATGAATGCAAAAGATCCTTATGCTGCAAGTTGCGATCTCTTGAAAAGTTTAATATGA